A single window of Dermacentor albipictus isolate Rhodes 1998 colony chromosome 1, USDA_Dalb.pri_finalv2, whole genome shotgun sequence DNA harbors:
- the LOC139054380 gene encoding acetylcholinesterase-like, which yields MVPRDPGKPVPEAELPKGKPRRHRSSVADKEQPASSISLSSTLQSRQSLDLIPDAPARTPHPDSERGAQASPPTAESSGTTVALVAAEKISVSSSKPNDAPVEADPGVVSQSEKPAEQQFQMIPTLKHRLSQPETLTAKLFHRKLSTGPSSAGSDAALAAQTRDNTKLYSVTALLLLVAAIVVGGLFAVIFLFTKWESQVLLQVPGLGRFRGFVVVIENQPLYVFRGVRFGQDTAGDKRFDRPTAWTNNRQHAVTDARLSKPGCVQQPLREKDKYIEFNNDMTEDCLHLNVWTPCTEASEPGCRRTVVVFLSSRGFQQGNNNHYDGRWFAAIGQVVVVVPNFRQGAFGFLDLGVPGAPGNVALDDQRLALEWVVSHIGSFGGNASDVVLMGSAAGAWSVGAHITGDDPFWRHERFAKVILHSESPLRRYYANTARRVTQLLGCPVEDRLSQLSCLRNASAHDVVRVTSVWDRRQGPSTTRAPESAARVVGRRFLVGVVSDEGSQLADLLRRLPSRAHDLHWMASEFLTTVFRIKLSAELADAYRSSVTTEGGDASGEGAAVSQLLGDVLYVCPLIRLALELAAEHRNLVWGFLFDHRASFARPYDGTGAPRFSELDFLFGRVLDGSVGPASSDEQRLARELIEVWTGFAKRGSLPRVNQRTWPSYADGRVVHVRITQQGLEEMWDFKKNNCSIVTSYVPYAARDTAARRKKDTTA from the coding sequence ATGGTACCTAGAGATCCCGGCAAGCCGGTGCCAGAGGCCGAACTCCCAAAGGGCAAGCCAAGAAGACACCGCTCATCGGTTGCCGACAAAGAACAGCCAGCTTCGTCGATCTCGCTCTCCTCCACATTGCAGTCGAGGCAGTCACTTGACCTAATTCCTGATGCGCCCGCTCGAACTCCTCACCCGGACTCTGAGCGCGGAGCTCAAGCCAGCCCTCCTACCGCTGAGAGCAGCGGAACCACCGTCGCCCTTGTAGCTGCTGAAAAGATCAGCGTCTCATCCTCGAAACCTAATGACGCACCCGTCGAGGCTGATCCCGGAGTCGTTTCACAATCGGAGAAACCAGCGGAACAGCAGTTTCAAATGATACCGACCTTAAAGCACCGACTGAGTCAACCAGAAACGCTCACTGCGAAACTCTTCCACAGGAAGCTGTCGACAGGTCCGTCatcagctggctccgatgccgcccTGGCAGCGCAAACCAGGGACAACACCAAGCTTTACAGCGTCACCGCCTTACTCCTGTTGGTCGCGGCCATCGTCGTGGGAGGACTGTTCGCGGTGATCTTCCTCTTTACCAAGTGGGAGAGCCAGGTGCTGCTTCAGGTTCCGGGCCTCGGCAGGTTCCGCGGCTTCGTCGTCGTGATCGAGAACCAACCGCTGTACGTGTTTCGTGGGGTTCGCTTCGGCCAGGACACGGCAGGGGACAAGCGGTTCGACAGGCCCACCGCTTGGACCAACAACAGACAACACGCGGTCACAGACGCGAGGCTGTCCAAACCGGGCTGCGTGCAGCAACCGCTGAGGGAGAAGGACAAATACATCGAGTTCAACAACGACATGACCGAGGACTGTCTGCACCTGAACGTGTGGACGCCATGCACGGAGGCCTCGGAGCCCGGCTGTCGCAGGACGGTCGTGGTTTTCCTCTCATCGCGGGGTTTCCAACAGGGCAACAACAACCACTACGACGGCCGTTGGTTCGCCGCTATCGGCCAGGTGGTTGTGGTGGTGCCGAATTTCCGGCAGGGCGCCTTCGGCTTCCTCGACCTTGGCGTTCCCGGCGCCCCGGGAAACGTGGCGCTGGACGACCAGCGTCTGGCGTTGGAGTGGGTGGTGTCGCACATTGGCAGCTTCGGTGGCAACGCCAGTGACGTCGTGCTCATGGGCAGTGCCGCCGGCGCGTGGTCGGTGGGCGCCCACATCACTGGCGACGATCCGTTCTGGCGTCACGAACGGTTCGCAAAGGTCATCCTCCACAGCGAGTCGCCGCTCAGGCGATACTACGCCAACACCGCCCGCCGGGTAACGCAGCTGTTGGGATGCCCGGTGGAAGACCGTCTGTCGCAGCTGTCCTGTCTTCGCAACGCCTCGGCGCACGACGTGGTGCGCGTGACGAGCGTGTGGGACCGCCGCCAGGGCCCCTCGACGACGCGGGCGCCGGAGTCAGCGGCACGCGTCGTCGGCCGTCGCTTCCTCGTGGGCGTGGTTTCGGACGAAGGATCCCAGCTGGCCGACTTGCTGCGCAGGCTGCCGTCGCGGGCACATGACTTGCACTGGATGGCGAGCGAGTTTCTGACCACCGTGTTCCGCATAAAGCTGAGCGCCGAGCTCGCAGACGCCTACCGCAGCTCTGTCACGACCGAAGGAGGCGACGCTTCCGGAGAAGGTGCGGCGGTCAGCCAGCTCCTGGGCGACGTGCTCTACGTGTGCCCGCTCATACGACTGGCGTTAGAACTTGCAGCCGAGCACAGGAACTTGGTGTGGGGATTTCTGTTCGACCACCGCGCCAGCTTCGCACGGCCGTACGATGGGACGGGTGCACCGCGGTTCTCGGAGCTCGACTTCCTGTTCGGCCGAGTCCTCGACGGCTCCGTCGGACCCGCCAGTTCAGACGAGCAGCGGTTGGCCAGGGAGCTCATCGAAGTGTGGACCGGCTTTGCCAAGAGAGGTTCGTTGCCCAGGGTCAACCAGCGCACCTGGCCTTCCTACGCCGACGGCAGGGTGGTCCACGTGCGCATCACCCAGCAGGGGCTGGAGGAAATGTGGGACTTCAAGAAGAACAACTGTTCCATTGTGACCAGCTACGTTCCGTACGCTGCCCGcgatactgcagcgcgaaggaaaaAGGACACTACCGCATGA